The following are encoded together in the Geobacter sulfurreducens PCA genome:
- a CDS encoding ABC transporter permease, whose translation MNLLMSLRISLRALLANKMRSFLTMLGIIIGIAAVIIIVAIGSGAQKVVSDVIASIGSNIILVIPGSTTSGGLRIGAGSVPSLTQDDARAINTELPSVLRAAPTVRGTAQVVAGNMNWSTMIMGVTPEFLQVREWQVVSGRELSPSDIEGASKNCILGQTVAENLFGSEDPIGKTVRIKRVPFIVVGLLDRKGQSPQGSDQDDIILLPLSTAQRKILGSQFPNTVGAIMVQAKSRELMDQAEEELTTLLDQRHRIGPAKERDYTVRNLTEILAASEQSQKMLTILFGAVASISLIVGGIGIMNIMLVSVTERTREIGIRMAIGARQRDILLQFLAEAVLLTLLGGVIGMAIGIGGATLISQFFGWPTMISSKAILLAFAFSGGVGIFFGFYPARKAAGLNPIEALRYE comes from the coding sequence ATGAACCTCCTCATGAGCCTCCGGATCTCGTTGCGGGCCCTGCTCGCCAACAAGATGCGCTCATTTCTCACCATGCTCGGTATCATCATCGGCATCGCGGCCGTCATCATCATCGTGGCCATCGGCAGCGGCGCCCAGAAGGTGGTGTCCGACGTCATCGCCAGCATCGGCAGCAACATCATTCTGGTAATCCCCGGCTCCACCACCAGCGGCGGGCTTCGTATCGGCGCCGGCTCAGTTCCCTCCCTGACTCAGGACGATGCCCGAGCCATTAACACCGAACTCCCCTCGGTGCTGCGCGCTGCCCCAACGGTGCGGGGCACCGCTCAAGTGGTGGCCGGCAACATGAACTGGTCGACCATGATCATGGGGGTTACGCCGGAGTTTCTGCAGGTGCGGGAGTGGCAGGTGGTGTCGGGGCGTGAGCTTTCCCCTTCAGACATCGAGGGGGCCTCAAAGAACTGTATCCTTGGGCAGACCGTGGCCGAGAATCTCTTCGGTTCCGAAGATCCCATCGGCAAGACCGTCCGGATCAAGCGGGTTCCCTTCATCGTGGTCGGGCTGCTGGACCGCAAGGGGCAGTCCCCTCAGGGGAGCGACCAGGACGACATCATTCTGCTTCCTCTGAGTACGGCCCAGCGCAAGATCCTCGGTTCCCAGTTTCCCAACACCGTGGGGGCGATCATGGTGCAGGCCAAGAGCCGGGAATTGATGGATCAGGCCGAAGAGGAACTGACAACGCTTCTCGACCAGCGCCACCGGATCGGTCCGGCCAAAGAGAGGGACTACACGGTGCGTAACCTGACCGAGATCCTGGCCGCCTCGGAGCAGTCCCAGAAGATGCTCACGATTCTCTTCGGTGCTGTGGCATCCATTTCACTGATCGTGGGCGGCATCGGCATCATGAACATCATGCTGGTATCGGTCACGGAGCGAACGCGGGAGATCGGCATCCGGATGGCCATCGGCGCCCGGCAGCGCGACATTCTCCTTCAGTTTCTGGCCGAGGCGGTGCTTCTGACACTTCTGGGGGGAGTCATCGGCATGGCCATTGGCATCGGGGGGGCCACGCTGATTTCGCAGTTCTTTGGCTGGCCCACGATGATTTCATCAAAGGCAATCCTGCTCGCCTTTGCCTTCTCCGGCGGAGTCGGGATATTTTTCGGATTCTATCCGGCACGCAAGGCTGCGGGGCTCAACCCCATCGAGGCACTGCGCTATGAATGA
- a CDS encoding M23 family metallopeptidase, which yields MTRRILAILLSLSLAVGLGSSPAAAARRLPVDGGTVTSGIGWRIDPFGSGRQVYHHGVDIAVPEGTPVYPTERGMVLHAGLYKGYGNLVAVDHGNGYVSLYGHNATLLVTEGQKVDTSTVIALSGNTGRSTGPHVHYEVRQIPGYTQKARDRMEEQLKVLVAERIEGWVEDHVATAQGDGTDTGPRDPLAELALPSDDGFQ from the coding sequence GTGACCCGTCGTATCCTCGCTATACTCCTGTCTCTTTCCCTGGCCGTGGGCCTGGGAAGTTCGCCTGCCGCAGCGGCTCGCCGCTTGCCCGTGGACGGCGGCACCGTCACCTCCGGCATCGGCTGGAGGATCGACCCCTTCGGCAGCGGCCGCCAGGTCTACCATCACGGGGTCGACATCGCCGTGCCCGAAGGCACGCCGGTCTATCCCACCGAGCGGGGTATGGTCCTCCATGCGGGACTCTACAAGGGGTACGGCAACCTGGTTGCAGTGGACCACGGTAACGGCTATGTTTCCCTGTATGGGCACAACGCGACACTTCTCGTCACGGAAGGACAAAAAGTCGACACGTCCACGGTTATCGCCCTGTCGGGCAACACCGGGCGCTCAACCGGCCCCCATGTTCACTACGAGGTCCGCCAAATCCCCGGGTACACACAAAAAGCACGGGACCGGATGGAGGAACAACTGAAAGTGCTGGTGGCAGAGCGGATCGAGGGATGGGTTGAAGACCACGTGGCGACCGCCCAGGGTGACGGAACCGATACCGGCCCCCGAGACCCCTTGGCCGAGCTGGCGCTCCCCTCAGACGACGGTTTCCAGTAA
- the typA gene encoding translational GTPase TypA: MQERIRNIAIIAHVDHGKTTLVDAMLKHAGVFRENEAITERVMDSNDLEKERGITILAKNLSVHHGRYKINIVDTPGHADFGGEVERVLKMVDSVLLLVDALDGPMPQTRFVLKKSLDLGLKPIVVINKIDRPGSRPDEVVDMVFDLFCELNATDEQLDFPIVYTSAKLGFAKLDLNSDSNSMEPLFAVIESNVHPPAGDSKAPFQLLVTNIDYNDYIGRIATGRIFNGRVKAGETVALVRRDGSIERGRITKLLGYEGLKQVEIPEACTGDIVTVAGFDDVGIGETLAAADNPVALPYVSIDEPTISMNFIVNSSPFAGREGKFVTSRNIRERLDRELRTNVSLRVEDTANADTFKVSGRGELHLSILIENMRREGFEMAVSKPEVILRVIDGTKMEPMEYLVVDVPSEFQGAIIEKMGPRKGEMTSLQPMGETVRLEFVVPARGLIGLRGELLTETRGTAVMTHTFHDYAPYKGDIPGRKNGVLIAMELGETTAYALDALQPRGILFIGPGVEVYGGMIIGQHAKDNDLDVNPCKGKKLTNVRASGSDDAIKLTPPRILTLEQALEFIDDDELVEVTPQSIRLRKKELDPNKRKRK; this comes from the coding sequence ATGCAGGAGAGAATCAGAAACATCGCCATCATTGCCCACGTTGACCACGGCAAGACCACTCTCGTGGATGCCATGCTCAAGCACGCCGGAGTGTTCCGGGAAAACGAAGCCATCACCGAGCGGGTCATGGATTCCAACGACCTGGAGAAGGAGCGGGGCATCACCATCCTGGCAAAAAACCTGTCGGTCCACCATGGCCGCTACAAGATCAACATTGTCGATACCCCGGGCCACGCCGACTTCGGCGGCGAGGTGGAGCGGGTGCTCAAGATGGTCGATTCGGTGCTGCTTCTGGTCGATGCCCTGGACGGCCCCATGCCCCAGACCCGCTTCGTGCTCAAGAAGTCCCTCGACCTCGGTCTGAAGCCGATCGTGGTCATCAATAAGATTGACCGCCCCGGTTCACGCCCCGACGAGGTGGTGGACATGGTTTTCGACCTGTTTTGCGAACTGAACGCGACCGATGAGCAGCTCGACTTCCCCATCGTCTATACCAGTGCCAAGCTCGGATTCGCCAAACTCGACCTCAATTCCGACTCTAACAGCATGGAGCCCCTCTTCGCGGTAATCGAGAGTAACGTCCATCCGCCGGCCGGCGATTCGAAGGCCCCGTTCCAGCTCCTCGTGACCAATATCGACTACAACGACTACATCGGCCGGATCGCCACCGGCAGGATATTCAACGGCCGGGTGAAGGCCGGCGAGACCGTGGCGCTCGTGCGGCGCGACGGGAGCATCGAGCGGGGACGCATCACCAAGCTCCTGGGATACGAGGGGCTCAAGCAGGTGGAGATCCCCGAGGCGTGTACCGGCGACATCGTTACCGTGGCCGGTTTTGACGACGTGGGCATCGGCGAGACGCTGGCCGCTGCAGACAATCCGGTGGCGCTTCCCTATGTGTCGATCGACGAGCCGACCATTTCAATGAACTTCATTGTCAATTCCTCCCCCTTTGCCGGCCGTGAGGGGAAGTTCGTCACCTCCCGCAACATCCGGGAGCGCCTTGACCGGGAGTTGCGCACCAACGTGTCGCTACGGGTGGAGGATACGGCCAACGCGGACACGTTCAAGGTTTCCGGCAGGGGCGAGCTTCACCTGTCCATCCTTATCGAGAACATGCGGCGCGAAGGATTCGAGATGGCGGTTTCCAAGCCGGAGGTCATCTTGCGGGTGATCGACGGCACGAAGATGGAGCCGATGGAGTACCTGGTGGTGGACGTTCCCTCCGAGTTCCAGGGTGCCATCATCGAGAAGATGGGACCTCGCAAGGGGGAGATGACCTCCCTGCAGCCCATGGGCGAGACAGTGCGGCTGGAGTTTGTCGTGCCGGCCCGGGGGCTCATCGGGCTGCGGGGAGAACTCCTCACCGAGACGCGGGGCACTGCGGTCATGACCCACACCTTCCACGACTATGCCCCTTACAAGGGTGATATCCCGGGGCGCAAGAACGGCGTCCTCATTGCCATGGAACTCGGCGAAACCACTGCCTATGCCCTCGACGCACTCCAGCCCCGGGGAATCCTCTTCATCGGTCCCGGTGTGGAAGTCTACGGGGGGATGATCATCGGCCAGCACGCCAAGGACAACGATCTGGACGTGAACCCCTGCAAGGGAAAGAAACTTACCAATGTCCGTGCCTCCGGTTCGGACGACGCCATCAAGCTCACCCCGCCGCGCATCCTTACCCTGGAGCAGGCCCTGGAGTTCATTGACGACGACGAACTGGTAGAAGTGACCCCGCAGTCCATCAGGCTCAGAAAGAAAGAACTCGACCCGAACAAGCGGAAACGGAAGTGA
- a CDS encoding outer membrane protein assembly factor BamD, with translation MNVSRLCSLYPTLLIPLLFVAGCGLFASSTAPVSRSPESMAREAEEFQSSRRFEDAIAQWRKVKESYISPELITLAEIKIADAQFDSGNYIEAAASYEEFRKLHPNHEKSAYALYRQGLSYFNQIHGFDTDQTPVSNTVTIFESFLRLYPQSEHAEEVRNKLDAARQNQVQYEIYVGQFYYRTEKYTSAIKRLEDALKRYPRSPLHDETLYYLGKAYIKAGDKAGGREAFQRLFNEFRTSKYVDEARSFLDKNF, from the coding sequence ATGAACGTGTCCAGGCTCTGCTCCCTCTACCCGACCCTGCTTATCCCGCTGCTCTTTGTGGCCGGCTGCGGGCTTTTCGCCTCTTCTACGGCTCCGGTGAGCCGCAGCCCCGAGTCCATGGCCCGGGAGGCTGAGGAGTTTCAGAGTTCCCGTCGATTCGAGGACGCCATAGCCCAGTGGCGCAAGGTGAAGGAAAGTTACATTTCCCCTGAACTGATAACCCTCGCCGAGATCAAGATCGCCGACGCCCAGTTCGACAGCGGCAACTACATTGAAGCTGCCGCATCCTACGAAGAGTTCCGCAAACTTCATCCCAACCACGAGAAGTCGGCTTATGCACTTTACCGCCAAGGCCTGAGCTATTTCAACCAGATCCACGGATTCGACACCGACCAGACCCCCGTATCCAACACGGTAACCATTTTCGAGTCGTTTTTGCGCCTCTATCCCCAGTCCGAGCATGCGGAAGAGGTGCGCAACAAGCTTGACGCGGCGCGCCAGAACCAGGTCCAGTACGAGATTTACGTGGGACAGTTCTATTACCGTACCGAAAAGTACACCTCCGCCATCAAGCGGCTGGAGGATGCCCTCAAGCGCTATCCCCGTTCTCCGCTCCACGACGAGACCCTCTACTACCTGGGCAAGGCCTATATCAAAGCTGGCGACAAAGCCGGCGGACGTGAGGCGTTCCAGCGGCTTTTCAATGAGTTCCGCACGAGTAAGTACGTGGACGAAGCCCGCTCGTTCCTGGACAAGAACTTCTGA
- a CDS encoding YybH family protein: MRRLAALLFLLSLAGCGSDRRAVEEVLRLREEALSRGDAALYASLLAPAYRQARPDLEQNLLISGPIGYRSLERRIRLDGTTAEVAGRYVMKANVKGRILELAGQETIVLHREKDGWKIAGGL, translated from the coding sequence ATGAGACGCCTTGCGGCGCTGCTGTTCCTGCTTTCCCTTGCCGGTTGCGGCAGTGACCGGCGCGCCGTGGAAGAGGTCCTGCGGCTTCGAGAGGAGGCTCTCAGCCGGGGAGACGCTGCCCTTTATGCATCTCTTCTTGCTCCCGCGTACCGGCAGGCGCGGCCCGACCTGGAGCAGAACCTGCTGATTTCCGGTCCGATCGGCTACCGCTCGCTGGAACGCCGAATCCGCCTGGATGGAACCACTGCCGAGGTTGCCGGACGCTACGTGATGAAGGCGAACGTCAAGGGGCGGATCTTGGAGTTGGCGGGACAGGAAACCATTGTTCTGCATCGGGAGAAGGACGGCTGGAAGATTGCCGGCGGGCTGTGA
- the crcB gene encoding fluoride efflux transporter CrcB, which translates to MTTILAIAVFGAVGCVARYLLAGGVYALAGRAFPWGTLAVNVIGAFLIGLIMEAALRTTLMSQELRLGLTIGFLGGFTTFSTFSYETFKLLEDGEFFSASLNVLASVALCLVGTWAGIMAARQL; encoded by the coding sequence ATGACGACCATCCTTGCCATAGCCGTTTTCGGCGCCGTCGGCTGTGTTGCCCGCTATCTCCTGGCGGGCGGGGTCTACGCCCTGGCCGGCAGGGCGTTCCCTTGGGGGACGTTGGCGGTCAACGTCATAGGGGCATTCCTCATCGGCCTGATCATGGAAGCCGCTCTCCGGACCACCTTAATGTCCCAGGAACTGCGCCTGGGGCTCACCATCGGTTTTCTCGGCGGATTCACCACCTTTTCCACCTTCAGCTATGAGACGTTCAAACTCTTGGAAGATGGAGAGTTTTTCTCTGCCTCGCTTAACGTCCTTGCCAGCGTGGCCCTCTGCCTCGTCGGTACGTGGGCCGGGATAATGGCGGCGCGGCAGCTGTAG
- a CDS encoding DUF190 domain-containing protein, with translation MTRFIGEKILMRIFIGEGDRWGSRPLHEALLELLRREGCAGATVLRGVAGFGASSVCHTARLLDLSADLPMVVEVVDDQERLDALMPKIDDMMTGGMITLEKATVIRYTPAGKGGAATP, from the coding sequence ATGACGAGATTCATCGGCGAAAAGATACTCATGCGAATTTTCATCGGCGAGGGAGATCGCTGGGGATCCCGCCCTCTCCACGAGGCGCTTCTGGAGCTGCTCAGGCGTGAAGGATGCGCCGGCGCCACGGTGCTGCGGGGGGTGGCAGGCTTCGGGGCATCAAGTGTCTGTCATACTGCCAGGCTTCTGGATCTTTCCGCCGACCTTCCCATGGTGGTGGAAGTGGTTGACGATCAGGAGCGGCTCGATGCTCTGATGCCGAAGATAGACGACATGATGACGGGCGGGATGATCACGTTGGAGAAGGCTACGGTGATCCGCTATACGCCGGCAGGGAAGGGAGGAGCCGCAACGCCATGA
- a CDS encoding rhodanese-like domain-containing protein, with protein sequence MKSDPKRLAAEMAIIVVVAAIIGITWNYRLLADVFQGRAVGAGTSDPPPAATVASAPIPLPLGLMQVKELFDRNEALIIDARDRDSYGAGHIRGAVLLPLGEADQLIPPLAANTPKDRFLIVYCNGYDCHDSRALGEKLIRAGFGQVFVFEGGFPEWRDAGYPVARGGA encoded by the coding sequence ATGAAGTCAGATCCGAAACGACTTGCCGCTGAAATGGCGATCATTGTCGTCGTGGCCGCCATCATCGGCATAACCTGGAATTACCGGCTTCTGGCAGATGTCTTTCAGGGGCGCGCCGTGGGGGCGGGAACATCTGACCCTCCCCCGGCGGCGACCGTTGCATCGGCACCAATCCCTCTCCCTCTGGGACTCATGCAGGTGAAGGAGCTCTTTGACCGCAACGAGGCCCTCATCATCGACGCCAGGGATCGCGACTCTTATGGCGCCGGACATATCAGGGGCGCTGTCCTGCTCCCCCTTGGCGAGGCTGACCAACTTATCCCGCCACTGGCGGCCAACACCCCCAAGGATCGCTTTCTGATCGTCTACTGCAACGGATACGACTGTCACGACAGCCGCGCTTTGGGGGAGAAACTCATCCGGGCGGGCTTTGGCCAGGTTTTCGTCTTTGAGGGAGGGTTCCCCGAATGGCGGGACGCAGGCTATCCGGTAGCTAGGGGAGGTGCGTGA
- a CDS encoding MauE/DoxX family redox-associated membrane protein gives MDAVKRHLTALLRVALGVVFLYAAVIKIANPPAFAGNVAAYQLLPYAGNYLVAAILPWIEAICGLLLVTGWRARSAAALVAVMNILFIVLLISTVARGLDIDCGCFRQGGEKTSAWTAIFRDIMLLVAAVFVFRKTKQ, from the coding sequence ATGGATGCGGTGAAACGTCACCTCACGGCACTGCTGCGGGTTGCTCTCGGCGTGGTCTTTCTCTACGCAGCTGTCATTAAGATAGCTAATCCTCCCGCCTTTGCCGGCAATGTGGCCGCCTACCAACTGCTCCCGTATGCCGGCAACTACCTGGTAGCAGCCATCCTGCCATGGATTGAGGCAATCTGCGGTTTGTTGCTCGTCACGGGCTGGAGAGCCCGCAGCGCCGCAGCCCTCGTGGCGGTCATGAACATCCTGTTTATCGTTCTGCTCATTTCCACCGTGGCCCGGGGGCTTGACATCGACTGCGGCTGCTTCCGCCAGGGGGGAGAGAAAACTTCTGCCTGGACGGCCATTTTCCGCGATATTATGTTGCTTGTTGCGGCCGTTTTCGTCTTTCGCAAAACAAAACAATGA
- the plsY gene encoding glycerol-3-phosphate 1-O-acyltransferase PlsY, whose product MLNELILTAVAYIVGSIPTGLLLARASGVDIRATGSGNIGATNVYRTLGRTVGIATLLGDCLKGLVPVLVARKLGFADPWVAAVGLAAFLGHVYTIFLGFKGGKGVATALGVFLGVSPLSVLGALALFIGIVATTRYISLGSIIAAAAMPLFVAAVERRPLLVGMTLVIAVIVIVKHRENIRRLREGTENRFKA is encoded by the coding sequence GTGCTGAACGAGCTCATTCTTACCGCCGTCGCCTACATTGTCGGATCGATTCCCACGGGACTGCTCCTGGCCCGTGCCTCCGGCGTCGACATCCGCGCCACCGGCAGCGGAAACATCGGTGCCACCAATGTTTACCGCACCCTTGGCCGTACCGTCGGCATCGCCACCCTGCTGGGCGACTGTCTTAAAGGACTTGTGCCGGTTCTCGTGGCGCGCAAGCTCGGCTTTGCCGATCCCTGGGTGGCCGCCGTCGGACTTGCCGCCTTTCTCGGCCATGTGTATACCATCTTTCTCGGCTTCAAGGGAGGGAAGGGAGTCGCCACGGCTCTGGGGGTTTTTCTTGGCGTTTCACCTCTGTCCGTACTCGGGGCGCTCGCCCTCTTCATCGGCATTGTCGCCACAACTCGCTACATCTCGCTCGGATCCATCATCGCTGCTGCCGCCATGCCTTTATTTGTGGCCGCCGTGGAGCGACGCCCCCTCCTTGTGGGGATGACGCTTGTCATCGCGGTCATCGTCATCGTCAAGCACCGGGAGAACATACGCCGATTGCGCGAGGGAACCGAGAACCGTTTCAAGGCATGA
- the mltG gene encoding endolytic transglycosylase MltG, which produces MKVSVNLRDRRLLVVAALIIASILAPLVRYGLFLAVPAGNGKNVRILSFEKGATPRRIAGELEAAGLITSARLFVFHARLHGEAERLKAGEYQFSDAMKPAEILHKLVAGEVYAQPFAVPEGYSMYQVAELLEGKGMFSRERFLAAATDPSFLAELGIQSSSVEGYLYPSTYAVSRSMDEKDLIRVMVSQFDKIYAAGFAEEARRRGISRHRVVTLASMIEKEAVSPAERPLISSVFHNRLAKGMRLQSDPTAVYGVRAFGGNVTRQDILRNTSHNTYRIAGLPPGPIGNPGRDALAAALNPAATRYLYFVARKDGTHHFSATLVEHNAAVQRYLKDPTK; this is translated from the coding sequence ATGAAAGTATCCGTCAACCTCCGCGACAGACGCCTCCTTGTGGTGGCGGCCCTGATCATCGCCAGTATCCTTGCCCCGTTGGTCCGTTATGGGCTCTTCCTCGCCGTGCCAGCCGGCAACGGGAAAAACGTCCGGATTCTCTCCTTCGAAAAGGGGGCCACCCCTCGGCGTATTGCCGGTGAGCTTGAGGCGGCCGGGCTGATCACCAGTGCCCGGCTGTTTGTATTCCATGCCCGTCTGCATGGAGAGGCCGAACGGCTCAAGGCCGGCGAATACCAATTCTCCGATGCCATGAAGCCCGCAGAAATTCTCCACAAGCTGGTGGCCGGCGAGGTCTATGCTCAACCTTTCGCCGTTCCCGAAGGATATTCCATGTACCAGGTCGCGGAATTGCTGGAAGGTAAAGGAATGTTCTCGCGGGAACGCTTCCTGGCTGCCGCTACTGATCCGTCGTTTCTGGCCGAACTCGGCATCCAGAGCAGCAGTGTCGAGGGCTACCTCTACCCGAGCACCTATGCCGTTTCCCGATCCATGGACGAAAAGGATCTGATTCGGGTCATGGTATCCCAGTTCGACAAGATCTATGCGGCCGGATTCGCAGAGGAGGCGCGTCGCCGGGGGATATCGCGGCATCGAGTGGTGACCCTTGCCTCAATGATTGAAAAGGAGGCTGTTTCTCCGGCGGAACGCCCTCTGATCTCCTCGGTTTTCCACAATCGCTTGGCCAAGGGCATGCGCCTCCAGAGCGACCCCACTGCGGTCTATGGTGTGCGAGCCTTTGGCGGGAACGTGACCCGTCAAGATATCCTGCGGAATACCTCGCACAATACCTACCGCATCGCCGGACTTCCGCCGGGCCCCATCGGTAATCCGGGACGCGACGCTCTGGCTGCCGCCCTCAATCCGGCCGCCACCCGCTATCTCTATTTCGTGGCCCGTAAGGACGGTACGCACCATTTTTCAGCCACGCTGGTGGAACATAACGCAGCAGTCCAACGATACTTGAAAGATCCCACCAAATGA
- a CDS encoding molybdopterin-dependent oxidoreductase, protein MVSLTIDGKDITVAKETTILDAAALLGITIPTLCWLKKVSPTGACRVCAVEIEGVDRPMTACNTPVKDGIKVTTQSEKLSRIRQKIMELMLVNHPLDCPVCDAGGECDLQNACYGLGAAKQEYGAVLERRKIRYDWPLIESDPNRCILCEKCVKVDHEIVGCNAIRVVNRGEATIIDTVDGNPLNCEFCGNCVAACPTGTLISKPFKFRGRPWAFTTTPSVCPFCATGCQIEYHSRNGRVERVTSDDSTYNSGNLCINGRFGYSYINSPDRLAEPMVKGQKADWNTAMGTAATALKQIVASHGADAVAGFGSPRVTNEDNYLFQKLMRSAIGTGNIDSEARLGFAATQKVLREMLGIAGASTTIDAIDRATAVLVVGCDLNAEATGMEYRVIKAATKNNAKLVLAAMRDIKLKKFANSHLKYRPGNETLLINALTKAVLEEGLENKEFCSANISNLSDLTAALAGVSIADAAAATGVTEADLRAAARLVGGKKGVAVIFGAELMRGGNTDAVKALINLALILGATAGDTGGLFPVYEKTNIRGLLDMGVAPDHFPGHQTDGTTFEKAWGKKLPAAAGKDLWQIIEGIEQGSVKALYLLGCDPVASFPEGERIRKALEKLELLIVQDPFPGEAAKMAHVVFPSSVAAEKNGTFTTIDGRVQPLAKAVAPSGDAREDWDILTELYNRLTGESRIHSPAAVLDEVAALVPAYASVGRTGGTITAQPRSGGLALAPVSARAVAGSPTTLLVGTILYHSGTTTTWSKNNLEIIPKGYIEIHPNDAAKLGIAEGGKVRLSAGSVKVEGTAKITPRVQPGLLFAPSHFRGMNVNALLSRDGGVVPVTVEKA, encoded by the coding sequence ATGGTCAGTCTTACAATCGACGGGAAGGACATCACAGTAGCGAAGGAGACCACGATCCTCGATGCGGCGGCGCTCCTCGGGATCACGATACCGACCCTCTGCTGGCTCAAGAAGGTGTCGCCTACCGGTGCCTGCCGCGTCTGCGCGGTTGAGATCGAAGGGGTCGACCGGCCCATGACGGCCTGCAACACGCCGGTCAAAGACGGGATCAAGGTAACGACCCAGTCGGAGAAACTATCGAGGATTCGCCAGAAGATCATGGAACTGATGCTGGTGAACCACCCCCTCGACTGTCCCGTCTGTGATGCAGGCGGTGAATGCGATCTCCAGAATGCCTGCTATGGCCTCGGCGCTGCAAAACAGGAATACGGCGCCGTGCTTGAGCGTCGCAAAATCCGTTACGACTGGCCCCTGATTGAGAGCGATCCTAACCGTTGCATCCTCTGCGAGAAATGCGTCAAGGTCGACCATGAAATTGTCGGCTGCAACGCCATCAGGGTAGTCAACAGGGGTGAAGCCACCATTATCGATACGGTGGACGGCAACCCTCTCAACTGCGAATTCTGCGGCAACTGTGTGGCCGCCTGCCCCACCGGCACTCTTATCAGCAAGCCGTTCAAATTCCGCGGCCGCCCCTGGGCCTTCACGACAACGCCGAGCGTGTGTCCCTTCTGCGCTACCGGCTGCCAGATCGAATACCACAGCCGTAACGGTCGGGTGGAACGCGTAACCAGCGACGACTCGACCTACAACAGCGGCAACCTCTGCATCAATGGCCGCTTCGGCTACAGCTACATCAATTCCCCGGATCGCCTTGCCGAGCCGATGGTGAAAGGCCAGAAAGCCGATTGGAATACGGCTATGGGAACTGCAGCAACAGCGCTCAAGCAGATCGTGGCCAGCCATGGCGCCGACGCCGTCGCGGGATTCGGTTCTCCCCGGGTCACCAACGAAGATAACTACCTTTTCCAGAAGCTCATGCGTTCGGCGATCGGCACCGGCAACATCGATTCGGAGGCGCGCCTCGGCTTTGCCGCGACTCAGAAGGTCCTGAGGGAAATGCTTGGCATCGCCGGTGCCAGCACTACCATTGATGCCATTGACCGAGCTACCGCTGTTCTCGTTGTCGGCTGCGACCTGAACGCCGAGGCGACCGGCATGGAGTATCGGGTCATCAAGGCAGCAACAAAGAACAATGCAAAGCTGGTTCTTGCCGCCATGCGCGACATTAAGCTCAAGAAGTTCGCCAACAGCCATCTTAAATACCGGCCGGGAAACGAAACTCTTCTCATCAATGCCCTGACCAAAGCTGTTCTCGAAGAAGGCCTGGAAAACAAGGAGTTCTGCAGCGCGAACATCAGCAATCTTTCCGACCTGACCGCGGCCCTGGCAGGAGTCTCGATTGCCGATGCCGCCGCGGCGACCGGCGTCACAGAAGCGGATCTGCGCGCAGCAGCGCGGCTTGTCGGAGGCAAGAAGGGAGTTGCCGTCATCTTCGGCGCCGAACTCATGCGTGGCGGCAATACCGACGCGGTGAAGGCTCTAATCAACCTCGCACTGATTCTTGGCGCCACTGCAGGCGATACCGGCGGGCTTTTCCCGGTGTATGAGAAGACCAATATCCGCGGTCTTCTCGATATGGGGGTTGCTCCCGACCACTTCCCCGGTCATCAGACAGACGGCACCACCTTCGAGAAAGCGTGGGGCAAAAAACTTCCTGCCGCTGCCGGCAAGGATCTCTGGCAAATCATTGAAGGCATCGAGCAGGGAAGCGTCAAGGCCCTCTACCTCCTCGGCTGCGACCCGGTGGCATCGTTTCCGGAAGGAGAGCGGATACGTAAGGCCCTGGAGAAGTTGGAACTCCTCATTGTCCAGGACCCATTCCCTGGTGAGGCCGCAAAAATGGCCCACGTGGTCTTCCCTTCATCCGTAGCCGCCGAGAAGAACGGAACATTCACGACCATTGACGGCAGAGTGCAACCCCTTGCCAAGGCGGTTGCTCCGTCGGGCGACGCCCGTGAGGACTGGGACATCCTTACCGAACTGTACAATCGCCTGACGGGTGAGAGCCGCATACATTCACCCGCAGCCGTGCTCGACGAAGTTGCGGCGCTCGTTCCCGCCTATGCATCTGTTGGCCGGACCGGCGGCACCATTACCGCGCAGCCGCGTTCGGGCGGCCTAGCCCTGGCGCCGGTATCCGCCAGGGCGGTTGCCGGATCACCAACGACCCTTCTGGTCGGCACCATCCTCTATCACAGCGGAACGACCACCACATGGTCTAAAAACAATCTGGAAATCATCCCCAAGGGATATATCGAGATTCATCCGAACGATGCGGCAAAGCTCGGCATTGCCGAAGGAGGTAAGGTGCGGCTGAGTGCCGGGTCGGTGAAGGTTGAAGGAACGGCGAAGATAACGCCGCGGGTTCAACCGGGGCTGCTTTTCGCACCCAGCCATTTCCGCGGCATGAACGTGAACGCCCTTCTGTCCCGTGACGGCGGAGTTGTTCCCGTCACGGTGGAAAAAGCTTGA